One Streptosporangium becharense genomic window, GCCCGCAAGTTCACCACCACCAAGAGCTCCTTCAGCGGCGACGACCCGCAGCAGGCGATCTTCGACATGCTCAAGAAGGACAGCCCGAAGCTGGAGAAGGTGGACTACGCCACCGACGTCCAGCCGTGGCTGGGCGCCCGCATCGGCGTGGCGGTCCTGCCGCCGGCCAAGGACGCCAAGGAGCCCGGCCTCGTGGTGGCCGTCCAGGTCGACGACGAGGAGCAGGCCAAGGCGGGCCTGGCCAAGCTGCTCGACGGCCAGAAGTACGGCATCGCCTTCCGCGACGGCTACGCGCTGCTCACCCCCACCCAGGCGGAGGCCGACCAGGCCGCCCAGGCCAGCTCGCTGGCCCAGAACGCCACCTTCTCCGAGGACCTCACCGCTCTCGGCGAGACCGGCGTGCTCTCCTTCTGGATGGACGTCGAGAAGGTCGCGAAGCTGGCGCCGGAGCTGGCCACCGCGAACCAGAGCGCGCTCGAGCAGGTCAAGAACGTCCGGGTGGCGGGCGCGCTCCGCTTCGACGGCAACTACGTGGAGCTCGCCGGTCTCAGCCGCGGCGCGCAGGACCCGGGCCTGGGCACCCCCAAGCCCACCGGGATCGGCACCCTCCCCGCCTCCACCGCCGGCGCGGCCTCGTTCTCCGGCCTCGGTGAGGCCGTCAGCAAGCAGTGGGACAAGGTCATGAAGTCGGCCGCGCAGGACCCGAGCAGCGCCGTCATCCAGCAGTTCGCCACCCAGGCGCAGCAGTACGGGCTGACGCTCCCCGCGGACCTGGCGACGCTGCTGGGGGAGAACATCACCCTGGTCCTGGACTCCACCGGCCTGGACGGCGGCCAGCCGAGGTTCGGCGCCAAGGTCACCACCGACCCGGTCAAGGCCCAGGAGGTCATCGGCAAGATCGAGCAGGCCCTCGTCAACTCCGGCACGACGGTCCCCCCGCTCGCCAAGGTCCCCGGCGACGGCACCCTCGTCGTGGCCAGCTCGCAGGAGTACGCCGCCGAGCTCGCCAAGCAGGGCACCCTGGCCGACAGCGAGAGCTTCCAGCTCGCGATCCCCGAGGCCGACAAGGCCACCTACGCGGTCTTCGTCGACCTCGACAAGATCGAGAAGCTCTACCTCAGCGGCCTGGAGGGCGACGACAAGGCCAACCTGGAGGTGTTCCGCGCCGTGGGCATGAGCGGCACCCAGACCGGCGGCAACGCCACCTTCTCGCTGAGGGTCCTGTTCAACTAGCGGAGCGCGGCTCCGCGCGGCAGCGTACTGATCCTCGGGGATGCCCGGGCCGTCCCTGCGGCGGCCCGGGCATCCCCGTGTCGGCGTCAGCTCCGGGCAGGCGGTCGGATCCGGGCGTCAGCGCGCCGGGAGCCGGGGCCGGGTGCGTCCCCGGACGGACCCCGGGCATCCCCGCGTCGGCCGTCGGGCCGGACGTCCCCGCCCCGCCCGGCGGGTCCACCGGGCCGGCCGTCAGGCCCAGAGCTGGCCTTCCAGGCGTTCCTCCGCCTCGTAGAGGGTTCCCTCGTACGCGCCGGTGGACAGGTACTTCCAGCCGCCGTCGGCGACCACGAACACGATGTCGGCCCGCTCCCCCGCCTTGACGGCCTTGGCCGCCATGCCGAGCGCGGCGTGCAGGGCGGCCCCGGTGGAGACGCCGGCGAAGATGCCCTCGGCCGACAGCAGCTCGCGCGTGCGGCGCAGCGCGTCGCCGGAGGACACGGAGAAGCGGGTGGTGAGGACACCGGGGTCGTACAGTTCGGGGATGAAGCCCTCGTCGACATTGCGCAGGCCGTAGACCAGCTCGCCGTAGCGTGGCTCGGCCGCGACGATCCTCACGTCGGGGACGTGCTCGCGCAGGAACCGGCCCACGCCCATCAGGGTGCCCGTGGTGCCCAGGCCCGCCACGAAGTGGGTGACGGACGGCAGGTCCTGGAGGATCTCCGGGCCCGTCGACTCGTAGTGGGAGCGCCAGTTCGCCGGATTGCCGTACTGGTAGAGCATCACCCAGTCGGGGTTCTCCGCGGCCAGGCCCTTGGCCACCCGGACCGCCTCGTTCGAGCCGCCCGCCGCGGGCGAGGAGATGATCTGCGCACCCCACATGCGCAGCAGCTGGCGGCGCTCCTCGGAGGTGTTCTCCGGCATCACGCAGATCAGCTTGTAGCCCTTGAGCCTGGCGGACATGGCCAGCGAGATGCCGGTGTTGCCGCTCGTCGGCTCCAGGATGGTGCAGCCGGGCCGGAGCAGCCCGTCCTTCTCGGCCTGCTCGATCATCCACAACGCCGGACGGTCCTTGATCGAACCGGTCGGGTTGCGGTCTTCGAGCTTGGCCCAGATCCGCACGTCCTGCGAGGGAGAGAGCCGGGGCAGGCCCACCAGAGGGGTGCGGCCGACCGAGTCGATCAGTGAGTCAAAGCGCATGGTGTGGCTTCCGCCTCGTGTGAGCAGACCAGGGACAGCGGCGTGCCACCCGCCCGCCCGTCGGGGGGCGGCGGGTGGCACGGCACAGCACGGCTAGCGGGAGCCGCCGGCCACGGCGGGCAGGACGGTCACGGTGTCACCGTCGGCGACCGGGGTGTCCAGCCCGCCCAGGAAGCGGACGTCCTCGTCGTTCAGGTAGACGTTCACGAAGCGGCGCAGCGCACCCTTGTCGATCAGGCGGTCCTTCAGCCCCGGGTGCCGGGCTTCCAGGTCGCCGATCAGCTCCTCGAGCGTGGCGCCGCTGGCGTCGACGGCCTTGGCACCGTCGGTGTAGGTGCGCAGGATGGTCGGAATGCGAACCTCGATGGCCATCGCGGGTCAATCTCCTTGTGTCGTCATGGGAGTGCAGCCCACCGGATCAGAACACCGGCGGGCGCCGGAGGATTCCAGAAAAGCCGGTCAGCGACAGTCGTAGACGACGACGGAGGGAGTGTGCGCGAACAGGAAGTTCTGCACCGGCGCGACACCCTCGTACCGCACCCGCGCACCGGGACGCGGCAGCGCGGCGTCCTCGGGCCTCGGGCGGGCGGTCAGCATGCTCGCCAGTTTACCCAAAGCCCCTCGTTCCGCTCACTGCCGTATCAACCAACGGACACCGGCGCCGGCCGCCGGAACGCCGGTCACCCCGCGGTGATCGTGATCTCCTCCTCGGTCACGACGCCGTCGACGATCCGGTACGAGCGCAGCTCCACCTTCTCCCCCAGCTCCTCGCGGGTGGAGACCAGCACGTAGTGGGCGTTCGGCTCGGAGGCGTAGCTGATGTCGGTGCGGGAGGGGTAGGCCTCGGTGGCGGTGTGGGAGTGGTAGATCACCACCGGCTCCTCGTCGCGGTCGTCCATCTCCCGCCAGACGCGCAACTGCTCCATCGAGTCGAACCGGTAGAACGTGGGCGACCGCTCGGCGTTCTCCATCGGGACGAACCGCTCCGGGACGTCGGAGCCGACCGGCCCGGCGATCACCCCGCACGCCTCGTCCGGGTGGTCCGCCCGGGCATGAGCGATGATCTTGTCAACCAGTTCCCGCGAGATCGTGAGCATGTCTGGAAGTTACCAAAGGGCCCGGACCAGGGTGTCCTGGAGGTAGGTCAGCCAGTCGTACGTGACGTACGCCGGATAGCGCGGGTCGTCCTGCGGCATCCCGGCGATCTCGTCGTAGATCTCCTCGGTCACCTCCAGCCGGGTGCCGAACGCCAGCCGCACGTCGTTCAGCGCGCGCATCCACGCCTGCGCCTGCTCCCTGGTGAGCTCCACCCGGCCCGGTTCGGCGCTGTCGAGCATGGTCTGCGCGTCGGCCCGCTTGCCCTCGCGGAGGGTCACCTCGGTGTAGCGGCGGAACTCCGCGGCCTGCTCCTGGTCCTCGTACGCCGCGGGGAACAGCCGCGCCAGCACCGGGTCGTCGGACGGTTCCGCCGAGCCGATGCCCAGTGCCCGCTCCAGCGGGTCGTCGCCGGTCTCACCCGGCTCGACCAGGCTCAGGATCTGGGAGATCAGCGAGCGCAGGATCGAGACCTCGGCGGCGTCGAACGTCGTGACCACCCCGCCGTCGCGCCCCGGCTTGAACCCCGAACTCATCGCTCTCCCACCACTGTCCGCGGGCCCGTCTCCGGAGCCCGCCCGATCACGAATCCCGCTGGACGGTGGCCCACAGGCCGTACGAGTGCATGATCTGCGTGTCGCGCTCCATCTCCTCGCGGGTGCCGCTGGACACCACGGCCTTACCCCGGTGGTGCACGTCGAGCATCAGCTTCTCGGCTTTCTCCCGCGAGTATCCGAAGACGGTCTGGAAGACATACGTGACGTACGACATGAGGTTGACCGGGTCATTCCAGACAATGGTCAGCCATGGCAGATCGGGCCGTACGTCGCCGGCCGGACGCTCGACCTCCACCGGAGCGGTGCTACCCACAACCACCAGTCTGCCCTACCTCGGGCTTAGTCTTCGACACGTGAGAATGAGCATGAGCAGTGCGTTGCTGACCGATCACTATGAGCTGACGATGCTGGAGGCGGCGCTGCGCAGCGGCGCCGCCTCCAGACGCGCGGTGTTCGAGGTCTTCGCGCGGCAACTGCCCGGCGGACGTCGGTACGGCGTCGTCGCCGGCGTCGGCCGGGTGCTCGACGCCCTGGAGGCGTTCCGCTTCGGCGACGACGAGCTCGCCTTCCTGCGGGACAACCGGGTGGTCGACGAGCCCACCCTGGAGTTCCTCGCCGGTTACCGGTTCCGCGGGGACGTGCGCGGCTACCCGGAGGGCGAGTGCTACTTCCCCGGCTCCCCGATCATGACGGTGGAGGGCACCTTCGCCGAGGCGGTGCTGCTGGAGACCGTCATCCTGTCGATCCTCAACCACGACTGCGCGATCGCCACCGCCGCCTCCCGGATGACCCACGCCGCGGGGAACCGGCCGCTCATCGAGATGGGTTCGCGCCGCACCCACGAGGCTGCGGCCGTGGCCGCCGCGCGGGCCGCCTACCTGTGCGGCTTCTCCTCCACCTCCAACCTCATGGCCGGGCGGGTGTACGGCATACCGACCGCGGGAACGGCCGCCCACGCCTTCACCCTGCTGCACGACTCCGAGGAGCAGGCTTTCCGGGCCCAGCTCGACTCGCTGGGCACCGGGACCACACTGCTCGTCGACACCTACGACGTGGCGCGGGCGGTACGCACCGGCGTGGAGCTGGCCGGTCCCGCCCTCGGCGCCGTCCGCCTCGACTCCGGTGACCTCTGCGAGGTCGCCCGGGAGGTCCGCGCGCAGCTCGACGCCCTCGGCGCCCACAAGACGCGGATCATCGTCACCAGCGACCTGGACGAGTACGCCATCGCGGCGCTGGCCTCCGCCCCCGTGGACGGCTACGGCGTCGGCACCTCGCTGGTCACCGGCTCGGGCTCGCCCACGGCGGCCCTGGTCTACAAGCTCGTCGCCCGCGAGGACGCCGACGGGGTCATGCGGCCGGTGGCCAAGAAGTCGGTGGGCAAGCCCAGCAGGGGCGGGCTCAAGCACGCCTTCCGGCGGCTCGACGCCTCCGGCACCGCGGTCGCCGAGGTGGTCGCCGTCTCCGCGGAGCCTCCCACGGACGCCCGGCCGCTCCAGGTCCGGCTGGTCGGCGGCGGCGAGGTCGTCGGCCGGGAGGACCTGGCGGCGGCCCGCACCCGGCACCGCGAGTCCGTCGCCGAGCTGCCGGTCACGGCCCACCAGCTGTCCCGGGGGGACGCCGCCCTGCCGACCGTGTTTGACTAGTGGCATGGCAACCGCGCTGATCGTCGTCGACGTGCAGAACGACTTCTGCGAGGGGGGAAGCCTGGCGGTGAGCGGCGGCGCCGAGGTGGCCGCCGCCATCTCCCGTCACCTCGCCTCGCACGGCTACGACCACGTCGTCGCCACCCGCGACTTCCACGTGGACCCCGGTGACCACTTCGCCGCCGAGCCCGACTACGTGAACTCCTGGCCCGCCCACTGCGTCGCCGGAACCGCCGGTGCCGGCTTCCACCCCGCCCTCGACACCTCCGGGGTGGAGGAGGTCTTCAGCAAGGGCGCCCACACCGCCGCGTACAGCGGTTTCGAGGGCACCACGTCCGACGGCACGAGCCTGGCCGACTGGCTCGCCGAACGCGGCGTGGACACGGTGGACGTCGTCGGCATCGCCACCGACCACTGCGTCCGGGCCACCGCGCTGGACGCGGTGGCGCACGGCCTGTCCGTCCGGGTGCTGCTGGACCTGACGGCCGGCGTGGCCCCCTCGACCACCGAGACCGCCCTGGCCCAGCTCGGCTCCGCCGGAGCCCACCTCACCGGCACCCCGGTCGTGCGCTCCGCCTGAGCAGTCGGGCGGCGCTCGGCATCCGAACGATCACAGGGTGGGAAGGAAAGGTTAAACGCCCCCACCGCGGCACGCGACAGGAGTATCACGGAGAGCCCGAACTCCTCTGCTTGCGGTGGTGACCTCGCGTGTTCCTGCTCGGTGTGTCGTGGTTGGTGTTGACCCCGTTGTGTCTGTGGAACCTGTTCCGCGGCGGCACGCTCGTCCGGTTGACGAGCGTGCTGGCGCTGGTCGCGCTGGAGGGGGCGACGGTCTGGGCCGGCGTCCAGTTCCCACGTCCCGGCCCGGTTCCGGTCGCCGCGTCCCCGACGGCGGTTCCGGCCGCCCCGTCCCCGATCGCGATGCCCCCGGTTCCGGCCGCGGCGCCGCCCGTCACGCCCTCACCCACCCCGGTCGGACCGTCCCGGATCCCGATCACACCGTCCCCGGCTCCGGCGTCTCCGGCCCCGCCGGTCGCGGCCGGCGGGCAGGCCCGCCCGTCGGGCGGAAGCCCGGAGACGGCCGGGGCCGAGCGGGCGGAACGGAGAACGCGGGCGGCACGGAACGCCCGGCCCCGGGACGGCAGGACCGCCTCCTGCCCGGCGGCGCCCACGCCGGAACGGGCGTGGACGGCCGGGCATCGAAGGTCGCCCTGCGCGCGACACCGCTGACCGGCACAGGTGACCGGCCACACCAGCAGGCACCGCTGACCGGCCCCGCCGGCCGGCACAGGTGGAACCGCCGGGGCCGGCCAACAGGGGTGGACCGGGCGATCCACCCGGACCGGGCGGCCGGGCGCCGCCGGAGCGGGCGTCCGGCCGGAGCGGGCTGAGCAGGCGCCCGCCGGACCGACCGGGACGGGTGTCAGCCGGACCGCTGGGTGGCCCACTGGCGGATCTTGTCGATCCGCTGCTGGATCTGCTCGACGGAGGCCTGAGCGATGGCCGGGCCGCCGCAGGCCCGGCGGAGCTCGGCGTGGATGACGCCGTGGGGCTGGCCGGTGCGGTGGTTCCACGCGCCGACGAGCCCGTTCAGCTCCCTGCGCAGGTTGGCGATCAGCTCGTGCGGCGCGAGCTCGGGCTCCTTCTCCTGGGGCTTGTTCCGCCTGGCCTTCATCTGGTCCGACTGGCGCTTGCTCAGCAGGGTGCGGACCTGGTCGGGCTCCAGCAGGCCGGGCAGTCCGAGGAAGTCCTCCTCCTCGGGTGAGCCCGGCTCCGCGGCGCTGCCGAACTCGCCGCCGTCGAACAGGACCCGGTCGAAGGTGGCGACCGCCTCCAGGGTCTCGAACGGCAGCTCGTCGCCCAGGACGTCGGGGTTGTCCTTCTTCCGCTGGGCGTCCTCGAGCAGGAAGTCGTCAAGCCCCTCCTCCGGGGGCTTGCGGTCGAGCACGTGGTCGCGCTCGGCCTCCAGCTCCCCCGCCAGCCCCATCAGGGTCGGCACCGAGGGCAGGAAGACCGAGGCGATCTCCCCGCGCTTGCGCGCGCGGACGAAGCGGCCGACGGCCTGGGCGAAGAACAGCGGCGTGGAGGTGCTGGTGGCGTAGACGCCGACGGCCAGCCGGGGAATGTCGACACCCTCGGAGACCATCCGGACCGCGACCAGCCAGCGCTGCTCCGAGGCGGAGAAATCCTTGATCTTCTTGGAGGCCGTGGGGTCGTCGGAGAGCACGACCGTGGCGCCCTCGCCGGTGATGGCCCGGATGTGGCGGGCGTAGGCGCGGGCGGTCTCATGGTCGGTGGCGATGACCAGGCCACCGGCGTCGGGCACGACCCTGCGCACCTCCGTCAGCCGCCGGTCGGCCGCCTGGAGGACCTGCCGGATCCAGTCGCCCTTCGGGTCGAGCGCGGCCTTCCACGCCTGGCCGAGCTGGTCCTTGGTGAGCGGCGTGCCGAGCGTCGCGGCCAGCTCGTCACCCGCGCGGGTGCGCCAGCGCATCTCCCCGGCGTACGCCAGGAAGATGACGGGCCGGACGACGCCGTCGGCGAGGGCCGGGCCGTAACCGTAGGAGTAGTCGGAGACGCTGCGGCGGACCCCCTCGCCGTCTTCGGCGTAGGTGACGAACGGGATCGGGTTGACGTCGGATCTGAAGGGGGTGCCGGTGAGGGCGAGGCGGCGGGCGGCCGGCTCGAACGCCTCGCGCACGCCGTCCCCCCAGGACTTGGCGTCACCGGCGTGGTGGATCTCGTCGAAGATGACGAGCGTCTTGCGCGCCTCGGTGCGGGCGCGGTGCAGCGCCGGGTGCATCGACACCTGGGCGTAGGTGATGGCCACGCCGGTGTAGTCGCGGGAGGTGGCGCCCTGGCTGTTCTTGAACTCGGGGTCGATGGGGATGCCGATCCTCCCCGCGGCGTCCGCCCACTGCCGCTTGAGATGCTCGGTCGGTGTGACGATCGTCACGGCCCGGACGATCCCCCGGGAGAGCAGCTCGCTGGCGATGCGGAGGGCGAAGGTCGTCTTGCCCGCACCCGGCGTCGCGACCGCGAGGAAGTCACGCGGTTCACGCCTGCAGTACAGGTCAAAGGCCTCCTGCTGCCACGCGCGAAGCTTCGGCGCGGTGCCCCAGGCGGCACGGTCCGGGAAGGAGGGCGAGAGGTGGGATGCGGCGGAAGTGCTCACAGTGTCACCAGAGTAATCGGCCCCGGCGACAGGACGTGCCGATCCGCCGAGATCCTCGCCAAGATCACCTTCACGTGCTAAGGGCCCGGGACGGTCAGCGCAGCCCCTGGATCACGGTCTCGATCTCGGCCCGCACCGCGGGGTCGTCCGGCTGGGCGACGGCGACCACGACGACCGGACGCGCTCCGCCCCCGGTGAGGAGGACCACCCGGAGGTAGGCCGGCCGGTTCACCACGTCGAGATACTCGGCCCGCACCGCGCGGCTGTGCCCGGTGCGTCCGCCGACGGTGATCGGCCGGTCGTCCACGACGTCCACCTCGTCGCCGTGGAGCAGCAGCCGCGCGTACAGGTCGCCGAGTTCGGCGGTGGCCTGGCGCGCGTCGGCGGCCGGCTCCGCCGGCCTGACCATGACGGTCACCGTCCTGCCGTCTCCCGCCGCCGACGTGAACGCGGTGACCGGCGGTTCCGCCCCGGCGCTCCAGCCCTCCGGCAGCGGATGGCTCACCCCCGCGGCCGGATCGCTCGCCCGGGCCGGTGGCGGCGGCTCGGGCAGCGCCCGTATCACCGCGACCATCCCGGCGACGATTCCGGTGATCACCCCGACGTAGATCCCCGCGACGAGCAGCGCGCGGGCCATGCGGCGCAGGCGGCCGGTCCTGCGGGACGGCGGCGGGATGGGCGTGCCGTACCAGCGGGCCGAGGGCGGGAGGTCGTCGCCCGGCTCGGGGATGCGGGGCGGCCAGGTCAGCCGGGAGCGGTCGGTCTCGCCCGCGTGCCGGCCGGCCCCGCTCGCCGGCCGCCCGATCTCACTCGCATGCCGGTCGATCCCGCCCACCCGTCGCCCGGTCTCGCCCGCGTGCCGGCCGGTCTCGTTCACCGGCCGCTCGGGCGGCGCCGGACGCGGGCCGTCGGGCCCCGTGGAGTAGGGGCGGCGCGTACGGCGAGGTCGTTCGTGCACGGCGCATCCTCCGGGCGGTCAGGGCGATACCGTCCTACCACGCATCGCCCGGCGTGACCCGGATATGAGTGATCGGTATCACGAAAGTGGCCGCCAGGTCAGGAGGCGTCCCGCATCCGCCCGGCCACGGCCACGCCGAGAAGCGCGACGGCGGCCGTCATCGCGACGATCGAGGTGTATCCGGCGGCGATGTCGTCGTGGCCGATCAGGTTGACCAGCGCACCGCCGAACCCGATCGTGAGTGCGCTGCCGAGGGTGTCGACGACCTGGAGGGCGGCCGAGTTCGCACCCTGCTCGGCGTCGGGCGACTGGCGCATCGCGGTCACGTTGACGCTCGTG contains:
- a CDS encoding DUF3352 domain-containing protein, with the protein product MPANNPPDQSPSQGPQPDRTIAYRRNDGSPQSGQPQSHGYPQPNQPYPPQNQSHPQPPYGQQAVQPPYGQTPQSPYGQQAVQPPYGQQAYGQQAYGQQGYGQQPPFQQSAFQQPGYGQQSGWQQGADFLGASPVGAPPKRRGGKSWFLAVIAALVVVLVGGGGVFAVNLLSGGGSQPHDVLPGNALGYVRLDLDPAANQKVALFTIARKFTTTKSSFSGDDPQQAIFDMLKKDSPKLEKVDYATDVQPWLGARIGVAVLPPAKDAKEPGLVVAVQVDDEEQAKAGLAKLLDGQKYGIAFRDGYALLTPTQAEADQAAQASSLAQNATFSEDLTALGETGVLSFWMDVEKVAKLAPELATANQSALEQVKNVRVAGALRFDGNYVELAGLSRGAQDPGLGTPKPTGIGTLPASTAGAASFSGLGEAVSKQWDKVMKSAAQDPSSAVIQQFATQAQQYGLTLPADLATLLGENITLVLDSTGLDGGQPRFGAKVTTDPVKAQEVIGKIEQALVNSGTTVPPLAKVPGDGTLVVASSQEYAAELAKQGTLADSESFQLAIPEADKATYAVFVDLDKIEKLYLSGLEGDDKANLEVFRAVGMSGTQTGGNATFSLRVLFN
- a CDS encoding DEAD/DEAH box helicase gives rise to the protein MSTSAASHLSPSFPDRAAWGTAPKLRAWQQEAFDLYCRREPRDFLAVATPGAGKTTFALRIASELLSRGIVRAVTIVTPTEHLKRQWADAAGRIGIPIDPEFKNSQGATSRDYTGVAITYAQVSMHPALHRARTEARKTLVIFDEIHHAGDAKSWGDGVREAFEPAARRLALTGTPFRSDVNPIPFVTYAEDGEGVRRSVSDYSYGYGPALADGVVRPVIFLAYAGEMRWRTRAGDELAATLGTPLTKDQLGQAWKAALDPKGDWIRQVLQAADRRLTEVRRVVPDAGGLVIATDHETARAYARHIRAITGEGATVVLSDDPTASKKIKDFSASEQRWLVAVRMVSEGVDIPRLAVGVYATSTSTPLFFAQAVGRFVRARKRGEIASVFLPSVPTLMGLAGELEAERDHVLDRKPPEEGLDDFLLEDAQRKKDNPDVLGDELPFETLEAVATFDRVLFDGGEFGSAAEPGSPEEEDFLGLPGLLEPDQVRTLLSKRQSDQMKARRNKPQEKEPELAPHELIANLRRELNGLVGAWNHRTGQPHGVIHAELRRACGGPAIAQASVEQIQQRIDKIRQWATQRSG
- a CDS encoding MoaD/ThiS family protein: MAIEVRIPTILRTYTDGAKAVDASGATLEELIGDLEARHPGLKDRLIDKGALRRFVNVYLNDEDVRFLGGLDTPVADGDTVTVLPAVAGGSR
- the clpS gene encoding ATP-dependent Clp protease adapter ClpS, which translates into the protein MGSTAPVEVERPAGDVRPDLPWLTIVWNDPVNLMSYVTYVFQTVFGYSREKAEKLMLDVHHRGKAVVSSGTREEMERDTQIMHSYGLWATVQRDS
- a CDS encoding Mov34/MPN/PAD-1 family protein, whose amino-acid sequence is MLTISRELVDKIIAHARADHPDEACGVIAGPVGSDVPERFVPMENAERSPTFYRFDSMEQLRVWREMDDRDEEPVVIYHSHTATEAYPSRTDISYASEPNAHYVLVSTREELGEKVELRSYRIVDGVVTEEEITITAG
- a CDS encoding nicotinamidase gives rise to the protein MATALIVVDVQNDFCEGGSLAVSGGAEVAAAISRHLASHGYDHVVATRDFHVDPGDHFAAEPDYVNSWPAHCVAGTAGAGFHPALDTSGVEEVFSKGAHTAAYSGFEGTTSDGTSLADWLAERGVDTVDVVGIATDHCVRATALDAVAHGLSVRVLLDLTAGVAPSTTETALAQLGSAGAHLTGTPVVRSA
- a CDS encoding DUF2017 domain-containing protein, whose translation is MSSGFKPGRDGGVVTTFDAAEVSILRSLISQILSLVEPGETGDDPLERALGIGSAEPSDDPVLARLFPAAYEDQEQAAEFRRYTEVTLREGKRADAQTMLDSAEPGRVELTREQAQAWMRALNDVRLAFGTRLEVTEEIYDEIAGMPQDDPRYPAYVTYDWLTYLQDTLVRALW
- a CDS encoding nicotinate phosphoribosyltransferase; the protein is MSMSSALLTDHYELTMLEAALRSGAASRRAVFEVFARQLPGGRRYGVVAGVGRVLDALEAFRFGDDELAFLRDNRVVDEPTLEFLAGYRFRGDVRGYPEGECYFPGSPIMTVEGTFAEAVLLETVILSILNHDCAIATAASRMTHAAGNRPLIEMGSRRTHEAAAVAAARAAYLCGFSSTSNLMAGRVYGIPTAGTAAHAFTLLHDSEEQAFRAQLDSLGTGTTLLVDTYDVARAVRTGVELAGPALGAVRLDSGDLCEVAREVRAQLDALGAHKTRIIVTSDLDEYAIAALASAPVDGYGVGTSLVTGSGSPTAALVYKLVAREDADGVMRPVAKKSVGKPSRGGLKHAFRRLDASGTAVAEVVAVSAEPPTDARPLQVRLVGGGEVVGREDLAAARTRHRESVAELPVTAHQLSRGDAALPTVFD
- a CDS encoding PLP-dependent cysteine synthase family protein, with the protein product MRFDSLIDSVGRTPLVGLPRLSPSQDVRIWAKLEDRNPTGSIKDRPALWMIEQAEKDGLLRPGCTILEPTSGNTGISLAMSARLKGYKLICVMPENTSEERRQLLRMWGAQIISSPAAGGSNEAVRVAKGLAAENPDWVMLYQYGNPANWRSHYESTGPEILQDLPSVTHFVAGLGTTGTLMGVGRFLREHVPDVRIVAAEPRYGELVYGLRNVDEGFIPELYDPGVLTTRFSVSSGDALRRTRELLSAEGIFAGVSTGAALHAALGMAAKAVKAGERADIVFVVADGGWKYLSTGAYEGTLYEAEERLEGQLWA